The Paenibacillus sp. FSL H7-0357 nucleotide sequence TCCATAGAAGAAGGAGCACTAATTATGAACAGTCGTACCTCCCGCACTCAAATGTTATACACACTAGGTTTTGTATTTTTCCTGATATGCGCTTTCGCCGCTTTCTTTACGGGAGTGAAAGTAGGTGCAGACAAGACAGAAGCTAAATATTCCCACCTGATTGAAGCTGACGGCGCATCGGAGGAATTCTCCGGCTCTTACCAGCAGCAGGATCTTGTTACCTTCTATCATAACGTATTTTTGCCGTATCGTGAATTCAAGCGGAATTGGAACAAAGAGGTAGACAGTTTGTCACGCAGCACGGATGCCCGTGAGAACGCGGCCACACTGAAAAATCTCAGTATTCTGGCGGACAAGCAATATGAGAAGGTTAACCAGGATTCCATCTTCAGCGGCTCGCCACTCCTGTATCAATCCCAGCTTAACATACTTAAGAGCCTGACGCTCTTCTCCCAGGCTTCCAACAAGGTGTCTGCTGGATCATCAGGCACAGAAACAGCCAAAGCGCTGAAGAACGATAACTTCACGGCCAGTGCCATGCAATTCGGGCTGCTTGCCCAGAAGGATTTCTATGATTCCATGCTGAAGTGGGGTTCCAAGACCAACAGCAAAATCCCGGCGGTACCCAGTGAACTGAAGACGCTGTCCTTCATCCAATGGAAGAAGATGCCGCTCCTGCTTAAAAATGCTTCCATCGCCGAAATGATGCTGAACCGGGGAATTTACGCCGGTTATGATCCGCAGGATATCACGGCCAAAATAGACGACATGATCTACTCCGGCATGGCCAGCTCCCTGAAGCTGCAGGATGTACAATCCTCTGTTACACTGCTTATTTCTACCGGAGCTATACAGGAGCAGGACTTCATGAAGTGGCGTGAACAATATTATGGCAAAGAAACGATGCCGCAGCTTCCGTTTTTCTATGAATAAGACTAGTATATTGCATCATAACGAAAAATGAAGCCTACTTCAAGGCAGGCAGGTTGTAATAAGCCTATTGACACTTTTGGTGCCACCATGTTACATTATGAAAAAATTAATCAAGCAAAACCGATGATGGAACAAGGATGCTGGAAGCCTTCAGAGAGCCGGTGGGTGGTGCAAACCGGTGGCATACAGATATCTTTAGCGCTCCTGAGATATTGTATCGAACTATAAGTAGATGCAATCGGATCATCTCCGTTACCAGTGTGGCCTTTGCAGGCCAATGAGGCTGCTTCTTCAACGTTGCAGTGAATTAGGGTGGTACCACGACAACTCTCGTCCCTTACTACGGCAGTAGTATGGGGTTGGGAGTTTTTTTGTTACCCGGAATCCGTCTTTTGGCCTAAAAGGCCCAAATTTGGCAGGAGACCGACCTCCTACACTCTCTTTCTTTTATGCGACAGCGCGTTACTCCGTTATTCCGACATGCTTTTTACCCGTTTTGATGCTTCAGGTACTGTGGATTGCCTTATCAGGGCATCCTTGGCATATTAAGCTTTATCACTTTAAGGGGGACAAGAAACCATGTTTAAAGTATTAGTATCGGATCCAATCAGTGATTTGGGCATTCAGCAATTGATGGACGCAAACGACGTGACTGTAGACAAGAAGACTGGACTTAGTGAAGAAGAGCTTATTGCAATCATCGCCGAATATGACGGCCTGCTCGTACGCAGCCAAACCACTGTTACCGAGAAAATTATTGCCGCGGGCACAAACCTGAAGGTCATTGGACGCGCCGGCGTCGGTGTCGACAATATTAAACTGGAGGCGGCAACACAGCATGGCGTTGTGGTCATCAATGCGCCGGACGGAAATACGATTACGACCTGTGAGCATGCTTTTGCCATGATGATGGCACTCGCCCGGCACATTCCCCAAGCCTATGCCAAAACGATTTCCGGCGTATGGGATAGAAAGACATTCCTCGGCGTAGAACTACGCGGCAAAACACTGGGTGTTCTCGGCATGGGACGGATCGGCAGCGAGGTGGCCAAACGGGCCAAAGCCTTCGGCATGAACATTCTCGCTTATGACCCGTTCCTGACTCCGGACCGCGCGGAGAAGCTCGAAGTGAAGCTGGCCTCCGTTGATGACATTGTCCGTGGCGCTGATTTCATGACCGTGCACACACCGTTGACACCTGAAACCCGCCATATGATTTCCCGCCCGCAGTTCGAAGTGATGAAAAAAGGCATGCGCATCATCAACTGTGCCCGCGGCGGCGTAATCGACGAAATGGCATTGGTTGAAGCCATCGACAGCGGCATCGTCGCTGGAGCAGCATTTGACGTATTCGAGCAAGAGCCGCCACAAGCGGATCACCCGTTCCTCTCCCATCCAAAAATCATCGTGACTCCGCATCTGGGTGCTTCGACCGTAGAAGCCCAGGAGAATGTAGCCATCGATGTATCGGAGCAGGTGCTGCATATTCTGCGCAACGAGCCGTTCATTAACGCTGTAAACATTCCTCCGGTTGCGCCAAGCGTAATGAACAAGCTTCAGCCTTACTTCACACTGGGTGAGAAGCTTGGCAGCTTTGCAACACAGCTGACGGACGGCGCTATTCGTGAAATTCATGTTGAATATGCCGGGGATCTCTCGGATGTGGATACACAGCCGCTGACCCGCTATATTGTAAAAGGCGTGTTCACCCGCCACTTCGGCAACGATGTCAACATCGTCAACTCCATGCATCTGGCCAAAACGCGTGATGTGAATGTTGTCGTGACAAAGGCTTCCAAGACCAAGGGCTTCACTAATCTTATCACCGTTACGCTGAAGGCCGAACCGGATGAAGAACGCCTGGTAGCCGGAACATTGCTCCAGGGCTACGGCGAACGCATTGTCCAGGTCAATAAATTCCCGGTTGATATCGCTCCGGAAGGCCATCAAATTGTAATCTCCCACAACGACAAGCCGGGGATTATCGGTCTCGTCGGCACTCTGCTTGGACAAAACGATGTCAACATCGCTTCGATGCAGGTGGGACGTAAAATTGTCGGTGGTGCAGCTATCATGCTTCTGACCGTAGATAAAGAGGTGCCGCAGCATGTGCTTGTGAAGCTGGCTGGCTTGCCGGAAATCAACACCGCCGAAGAGGTCGTTCTGCTATAGAAGCTATTTCGTATCATCTATAGCTTCTGGGTATTAGCAAAAAAATCGCTCTTTCGAAAATGGA carries:
- the serA gene encoding phosphoglycerate dehydrogenase encodes the protein MFKVLVSDPISDLGIQQLMDANDVTVDKKTGLSEEELIAIIAEYDGLLVRSQTTVTEKIIAAGTNLKVIGRAGVGVDNIKLEAATQHGVVVINAPDGNTITTCEHAFAMMMALARHIPQAYAKTISGVWDRKTFLGVELRGKTLGVLGMGRIGSEVAKRAKAFGMNILAYDPFLTPDRAEKLEVKLASVDDIVRGADFMTVHTPLTPETRHMISRPQFEVMKKGMRIINCARGGVIDEMALVEAIDSGIVAGAAFDVFEQEPPQADHPFLSHPKIIVTPHLGASTVEAQENVAIDVSEQVLHILRNEPFINAVNIPPVAPSVMNKLQPYFTLGEKLGSFATQLTDGAIREIHVEYAGDLSDVDTQPLTRYIVKGVFTRHFGNDVNIVNSMHLAKTRDVNVVVTKASKTKGFTNLITVTLKAEPDEERLVAGTLLQGYGERIVQVNKFPVDIAPEGHQIVISHNDKPGIIGLVGTLLGQNDVNIASMQVGRKIVGGAAIMLLTVDKEVPQHVLVKLAGLPEINTAEEVVLL